GGCATTGGCGGATATGCCTCGTCCACGGTTTCGGGCGCAAATACACGCCGTTACCACGGTTTGCTGGTGGCAGCGCTCAATCCTCCGGTTGAACGCAAAGTAATGGTATCCAAAGTGGAAGAGACCATTGTTACCGATGACGGGAATTTCGAACTGGGTTCGAATTTTTATCCCGGCGTAATATATCCCGAAGGGTATAAAACCATTGAAAGTTTTGAACGAACCCCCCTTCCTAAAACAGTATTTTACAAAAGGGGGCATCGCCTTTCAAAAACTATTTTTATGGTTCACGGTTCGAATACCACGGTTGTTGAATATGAAAATGTGGGAACAGAAAAAACAAAACTACAACTCAACCCCATGTTCCTTTACCGCGATTACCACAGCCTGTACAAAGAGGATGACAGTTTCTGCCATTATTACGACATGGAAAACAGTTCGCTTCAGATTTTTGCCTGTGACCATTCAGAGCCTCTTTTCTTTAAATATTCAGCAGGAAAATTTAACGCAAATTACTTTTGGCATAAAAACAACGAATATCCACGTGAGCAGGAACGCGGGCAGGATTTTCTCGAAGACACTTTTTCAATCGGATATGTTGAAATCAATTTGTCGCCGGGGGAAAGAATATTCCTGATGTTTTCCGACGTTTCTGAAATGCTCGCGCAAAATCCGGAGATATTGAAGCAGGATGAACTGTTACGATTGAAACTATTAAACCCAAAAAATAATACAAATCAGTTTTTTGCTGATTTGGCAGCAACAGCCGACCAGTTTATCGTTTTTCGCGAATCGACCCAAAGTTACTCCATTATTGCCGGTTACCACTGGTTTACCGACTGGGGCCGCGATACGATGATTGCCTTGCAGGGATTGGGTATCGCTCTGGGTAAAAAAGTAATCAGCAAATCAATTTTGAACACTTTTTTCAAAAGCATTGACAAGGGAATGTTGCCCAATCGTTTTTCGGATAACGAGAAAGACACGCCCGAATACAATACCATCGATGCCACACTTTGGCTGTTCGACACGCTGTATAAGTATTACCTGAAATTTGGCGATGCAGATTTTGTAAAAGAAAATCTTCATCACCTCGAAGAAATTATAAAATGGCATTTTAAGGGAACACGTTATAATATTCATCTTACCAAACAAGGGTTTTTATCTGGTGGCGAGAGAATTTCGCAACTTACCTGGATGGATGCACGGATTGGCGATTACGTGGTAACTCCACGACAGGGAATGCCCGTGGAAATTCAGGCGCTATGGTATAACGCTCTTCAGGTTTACCTCTTTTTTGCCAATGAATTACAGGAAAAACCCACTCCTTTTCAAAGCAAAATTCAGAAAACCGCAGAAACGCTGAAGAAAAATTTTAAAATGTATTTTCTGAATGAAAATGGGTATTTGAACGATGTAGTTCAGTTGGATAAATCAGCAGATGCTGCCATCCGCCCCAACCAGGTTTATGCGATTAGTCTTTCTTTTCCCATTTTGGATAAGGAGACCGGAAAAAGCATTCTGGATACGGTTGACAAATACCTTTTTACATCTTACGGATTACGGACCCTTTCGCCCGAACACAAGGATTTTCGCCCGGTTTACGAAGGGAATCAGTGGGAACGCGATACAGCATACCATCAGGGAACTGTTTGGCCCTTCCTGTTAGCCGACTATTTTCAGGCTTGTTTATATGTTTTCGGCCTTACACCTGAAGTACAGGAGAAATTGAAGGAATCCGTTCAAGTTTTGCAACAGCATTTTTACGAAGATGGTTGTGTCAACGGTATTGCCGAAATATTCGACGGATTGAATCCGGGACGTGGAAAAGGGACAGTCAATCAGGCATGGTCGGTTAGCGCGTTAATACAATTGTTGTCACATTCCAAACAGCTTTAAAAAACTCAGACTAATGCAACTTCTAATCACATTACAAAAAAACTGGAGAACGTATTTAATTGAAGCCTGGGCCTTGGGAATGTTCATGGTTTCGGCAAGTTTATTTGTCATTTTGGTTGAACACCCGGCTTTGCCTTATAGAAACCTGGTTGAATCAGCCGTTTTAAGGCGACTGATGATTGGCCTTGCAATGGGCGTGACGGCAATCCTTCTTATATATTCAAAATGGGGAAAACGTTCGGGTGCGCACATGAATCCTGCGGTAACACTTACTTATCACATGCTTCACCGCATCTCGTTTCAGGATACCTTCTGGTATATCCTGTTTCAATTTATGGGAGGTTTCCTGGGAGTTGCCATTTTTAAATGTTTCTTCTTTGGTTACATCTCATACCCGGCAGTGAACTATGTAGTAACAATCCCCGGCCCACAAGGCAACTGGCCGGCTTTTGCCACCGAATTTCTGCTCTCGTTTATCATTATCGTTATGGTACTTTTCAGCAGCAATTCAAAAAAACTGGCTCCTTTTACGGGATATATGGTGGGTGTTTTTCTCACGCTGGCCATAACTTTTACTGCCCCACTTTCAGGAATGAGCATTAACCCGGCACGTACAGTGGCATCAGCTTTAACTTCAGGCGAATGGCAGGGTTGGTGGATTTATTTTGCCGGCCCGGTTTCAGCCATGCTTTTTGGAGGATATCTCTACCGGTTTTGGTACCGGAAAGAGCACAATGGCAACTGCACAACAATGAGGATGCACCTTTCGGGATATCAGCACGATTGTACAACTTACGAAGTTCTTGGCCCGGCAAAATTTCTTCAAAAAAATTGAATGGGAGTCGGACTTTCCAAAGTCCGACATTTACAATTTCCCTTGTCAGGAAACCCTTTTTTCCCGACTTATAAAACAAATATCGAAATACATTAAAAATTATACGCATGCAACATTACGACTTCATCATTATTGGCACAGGCGCTGGCGGTGGAACACTGGCCAGGAAACTGGCCCCAACCGGGAAAAAAATACTCATCCTCGAACGTGGCGATTATATTCCACGCGAAAAAGAAAACTGGGATACCGAAGAAGTTTTCCTGAAAGCGCGTTACAAAGCCAAAGAAAACTGGACTGACAAGGACGGAAAATCATTTCACCCCGGAATCCATTACTGTGTTGGCGGCAACACCAAAGTTTATGGCGCTGCCTTGTTGCGTATGCGTGAACAGGATTTTGATGAAGTGAAACACCACGGCGGAATTTCTCCGGCCTGGGACATAAAATACAACGTTTTAGCATCGTATTATCTTGAAGCGGAAAAACTCTATTCGGTGCATGGTTTGCGCGGCAGCGACCCCACAGAACCTGCCGAAACAAATCCGTATTCCTTGCCGCCACTGGAACACGAACCCCGTATTCAGGAACTCTTTGATGATATAAAAAAATTGGGGTTAAAACCTTTTCCACTGCCCATTGGCTTTAAAAACGGTGAGGAAAATGGAGAATCAAAAGTAGTTTTAGACCGCTTCGATGGATTTCCAGACCCCACCGAAAGCAAAGCTGATGCGCATGTTGTTGGTATAAAAGAAGCTTTAAAATATGCGAACGTAACATTAGAAACCAATAGCTATGTTTCACGTTTGCTTACCGATGGTTCAGGT
This Prolixibacter sp. NT017 DNA region includes the following protein-coding sequences:
- a CDS encoding amylo-alpha-1,6-glucosidase, whose protein sequence is MLDIRTENKNNTLSAEWLVTNGIGGYASSTVSGANTRRYHGLLVAALNPPVERKVMVSKVEETIVTDDGNFELGSNFYPGVIYPEGYKTIESFERTPLPKTVFYKRGHRLSKTIFMVHGSNTTVVEYENVGTEKTKLQLNPMFLYRDYHSLYKEDDSFCHYYDMENSSLQIFACDHSEPLFFKYSAGKFNANYFWHKNNEYPREQERGQDFLEDTFSIGYVEINLSPGERIFLMFSDVSEMLAQNPEILKQDELLRLKLLNPKNNTNQFFADLAATADQFIVFRESTQSYSIIAGYHWFTDWGRDTMIALQGLGIALGKKVISKSILNTFFKSIDKGMLPNRFSDNEKDTPEYNTIDATLWLFDTLYKYYLKFGDADFVKENLHHLEEIIKWHFKGTRYNIHLTKQGFLSGGERISQLTWMDARIGDYVVTPRQGMPVEIQALWYNALQVYLFFANELQEKPTPFQSKIQKTAETLKKNFKMYFLNENGYLNDVVQLDKSADAAIRPNQVYAISLSFPILDKETGKSILDTVDKYLFTSYGLRTLSPEHKDFRPVYEGNQWERDTAYHQGTVWPFLLADYFQACLYVFGLTPEVQEKLKESVQVLQQHFYEDGCVNGIAEIFDGLNPGRGKGTVNQAWSVSALIQLLSHSKQL
- a CDS encoding MIP/aquaporin family protein, with the protein product MQLLITLQKNWRTYLIEAWALGMFMVSASLFVILVEHPALPYRNLVESAVLRRLMIGLAMGVTAILLIYSKWGKRSGAHMNPAVTLTYHMLHRISFQDTFWYILFQFMGGFLGVAIFKCFFFGYISYPAVNYVVTIPGPQGNWPAFATEFLLSFIIIVMVLFSSNSKKLAPFTGYMVGVFLTLAITFTAPLSGMSINPARTVASALTSGEWQGWWIYFAGPVSAMLFGGYLYRFWYRKEHNGNCTTMRMHLSGYQHDCTTYEVLGPAKFLQKN